One genomic window of Daphnia pulex isolate KAP4 chromosome 12, ASM2113471v1 includes the following:
- the LOC124209776 gene encoding pescadillo homolog isoform X2, with product MGARMKKKYEAGEATKYITRAQALKKLQLNLKDFRRLCILKGVYPREPNNRKKAQKGKLDKKTLYYVKDIRFLSHEPLIWKFRDFKIFMRKMKTAMEKGDKETVARLKDNKPSMKLDHLVKERYPSFLDALNDLDDCLTLCFFYSTLPRDTKVPANLISLCRRLTVEFLHYVIAAKALRKVFISVKGIYYQVEIKGQPVTILINHLRGFKPTTASDVDYRIMTNFVDFYTSMLGFINFRLYHSINLQYPPKLPGININENAADEDATEEYNELVAALNTSLVANVPEAEEELQIDEFPSADGQDKLDEAKREAEAIERMKYLFKGLKFFISREVPRESVVFVIRACDGEASWDSSIFAGATYDETDESITHQIIDRPSVEKQYLSRYYIQPQWLFDCINFRRLLPVEDYFIGANLPPHISPFVTERLGDYIPPERQVLLALERGETLPEEEEEEEEEESEDDSSEEEEDSKPKKNETTKSQVVKEKKGMKVMRGRVEMPDIKGMDEEEKEHYKFRELMIRNKDKRLYRSMMKNRKSREREAKRLENKRKFHEKEEKALKKSTSTGKELTAKWSIQPLSSTTSDTQIKKIKKDA from the exons ATGGGAGCCCGTATGAAGAAAAAG TACGAAGCAGGTGAAGCTACCAAATATATAACAAGAGCTCAAGCCTTGAAAAAGCTGCAACTAAACTTGAAAGACTTTCGGCGCCTTTGCATCTTGAAGGGTGTATACCCACGTGAACCCAACAACAGAAAGAAAGCCCAGAAGGGAAAGCTTGACAAGAAGACCCTGTATTATGTGAAAGATATCAGATTTTTGAGCCACGAACCTCTGATATGGAAGTTCAGGGACTTCAAAATCTTCATGAGGAAGATGAAGACTGCGATGGAGAAAGGTGATAAAGAAACTGTAGCAAGGCTGAAAGATAACAAGCCTAGCATGAAGTTAGACCATTTGGTAAAAGAAAG ATACCCTTCATTTCTTGATGCACTCAATGATCTGGATGATTGTTTGACCCTCTGTTTTTTCTATTCGACTCTACCGCGAGACACCAAAGTTCCGGCGAATCTGATTTCACTTTGTCGCAGGCTCACCGTTGAGTTTTTACATTATGTTATTGCTGCCAAAGCTTTGCGCAAAGTCTTTATTTCAGTTAAAGGCATTTACTACCAAGTAGAAATTAAAGGACAGCCTGTGACAATTCTTATTAACCATCTAAGAGGGTTCAAG cCCACAACAGCATCGGATGTTGATTATAGGATCATGACAAATTTCGTCGATTTTTATACTTCAATGCTTGGATTCATAAACTTCCGACTCTACCACTCCATTAATCTTCAGTATCCGCCGAAACTTCCGGGAATTAATA TTAACGAAAATGCCGCGGATGAAGATGCTACTGAAGAGTACAACGAACTGGTAGCAGCTTTGAATACGAGTCTTGTTGCAAACGTACCCGAAGCAGAGGAAGAACTTCAAATAGACGAATTTCcatcg GCTGATGGACAGGATAAACTTGATGAAGCAAAGCGTGAGGCGGAAGCAATTGAGCGAATGAAGTATCTTTTCAAAGGTTTAAAGTTTTTCATTAGTCGCGAAGTTCCACGTGAATCGGTTGTTTTCGTGATCCGAGCGTGCGATGGTGAAGCTTCGTGGGATTCCTCCATATTTGCGGGCGCCACATATGATGAGACAGATGAAAGCATTACACATCAAATTATCGACAGACCTTCCGTCGAAAAACAATATCTTTCTCG TTATTACATCCAACCCCAATGGTTGTTTGACTGCATCAACTTCCGTCGATTACTTCCGGTGGAAGACTATTTCATTGGTGCTAATCTGCCACCGCATATCTCGCCCTTTGTTACTGAGCGTCTTGGTGACTACATTCCTCCTGAGCGACAGGTACTCCTGGCTCTAGAGCGCGGCGAAACCCTTCCAG aggaagaggaagaagaagaggaggaggagagtgAGGATGATAgcagtgaagaagaagaagatagcaaaccgaaaaagaatgaaaccacaaagTCTCAAGTCGTTAAGGAG AAAAAAGGCATGAAGGTAATGAGAGGTCGCGTTGAAATGCCTGACATCAAGGGTATGGacgaagaggaaaaagaacacTACAAATTCCGTGAACTTATGATTCGCAACAAAGACAAACGATTGTATCGCTCCATGATGAAGAATCGTAAGAGCCGTGAACGCGAAGCTAAGCGTTTGGAAAACAAACGCAAGTTCcacgaaaaggaagaaaaagcaTTGAAGAAAAGTACGTCTACTGGGAAAGAACTGACCGCGAAATGGTCCATTCAACCCCTATCGTCCACGACCTCAGACACgcaaatcaagaaaataaagaaggatGCGTAA
- the LOC124209776 gene encoding pescadillo homolog isoform X1 yields MGARMKKKYEAGEATKYITRAQALKKLQLNLKDFRRLCILKGVYPREPNNRKKAQKGKLDKKTLYYVKDIRFLSHEPLIWKFRDFKIFMRKMKTAMEKGDKETVARLKDNKPSMKLDHLVKERYPSFLDALNDLDDCLTLCFFYSTLPRDTKVPANLISLCRRLTVEFLHYVIAAKALRKVFISVKGIYYQVEIKGQPVTILINHLRGFKPTTASDVDYRIMTNFVDFYTSMLGFINFRLYHSINLQYPPKLPGININENAADEDATEEYNELVAALNTSLVANVPEAEEELQIDEFPSADGQDKLDEAKREAEAIERMKYLFKGLKFFISREVPRESVVFVIRACDGEASWDSSIFAGATYDETDESITHQIIDRPSVEKQYLSRYYIQPQWLFDCINFRRLLPVEDYFIGANLPPHISPFVTERLGDYIPPERQVLLALERGETLPAEEEEEEEEEEESEDDSSEEEEDSKPKKNETTKSQVVKEKKGMKVMRGRVEMPDIKGMDEEEKEHYKFRELMIRNKDKRLYRSMMKNRKSREREAKRLENKRKFHEKEEKALKKSTSTGKELTAKWSIQPLSSTTSDTQIKKIKKDA; encoded by the exons ATGGGAGCCCGTATGAAGAAAAAG TACGAAGCAGGTGAAGCTACCAAATATATAACAAGAGCTCAAGCCTTGAAAAAGCTGCAACTAAACTTGAAAGACTTTCGGCGCCTTTGCATCTTGAAGGGTGTATACCCACGTGAACCCAACAACAGAAAGAAAGCCCAGAAGGGAAAGCTTGACAAGAAGACCCTGTATTATGTGAAAGATATCAGATTTTTGAGCCACGAACCTCTGATATGGAAGTTCAGGGACTTCAAAATCTTCATGAGGAAGATGAAGACTGCGATGGAGAAAGGTGATAAAGAAACTGTAGCAAGGCTGAAAGATAACAAGCCTAGCATGAAGTTAGACCATTTGGTAAAAGAAAG ATACCCTTCATTTCTTGATGCACTCAATGATCTGGATGATTGTTTGACCCTCTGTTTTTTCTATTCGACTCTACCGCGAGACACCAAAGTTCCGGCGAATCTGATTTCACTTTGTCGCAGGCTCACCGTTGAGTTTTTACATTATGTTATTGCTGCCAAAGCTTTGCGCAAAGTCTTTATTTCAGTTAAAGGCATTTACTACCAAGTAGAAATTAAAGGACAGCCTGTGACAATTCTTATTAACCATCTAAGAGGGTTCAAG cCCACAACAGCATCGGATGTTGATTATAGGATCATGACAAATTTCGTCGATTTTTATACTTCAATGCTTGGATTCATAAACTTCCGACTCTACCACTCCATTAATCTTCAGTATCCGCCGAAACTTCCGGGAATTAATA TTAACGAAAATGCCGCGGATGAAGATGCTACTGAAGAGTACAACGAACTGGTAGCAGCTTTGAATACGAGTCTTGTTGCAAACGTACCCGAAGCAGAGGAAGAACTTCAAATAGACGAATTTCcatcg GCTGATGGACAGGATAAACTTGATGAAGCAAAGCGTGAGGCGGAAGCAATTGAGCGAATGAAGTATCTTTTCAAAGGTTTAAAGTTTTTCATTAGTCGCGAAGTTCCACGTGAATCGGTTGTTTTCGTGATCCGAGCGTGCGATGGTGAAGCTTCGTGGGATTCCTCCATATTTGCGGGCGCCACATATGATGAGACAGATGAAAGCATTACACATCAAATTATCGACAGACCTTCCGTCGAAAAACAATATCTTTCTCG TTATTACATCCAACCCCAATGGTTGTTTGACTGCATCAACTTCCGTCGATTACTTCCGGTGGAAGACTATTTCATTGGTGCTAATCTGCCACCGCATATCTCGCCCTTTGTTACTGAGCGTCTTGGTGACTACATTCCTCCTGAGCGACAGGTACTCCTGGCTCTAGAGCGCGGCGAAACCCTTCCAG ctgaagaggaagaggaagaagaagaggaggaggagagtgAGGATGATAgcagtgaagaagaagaagatagcaaaccgaaaaagaatgaaaccacaaagTCTCAAGTCGTTAAGGAG AAAAAAGGCATGAAGGTAATGAGAGGTCGCGTTGAAATGCCTGACATCAAGGGTATGGacgaagaggaaaaagaacacTACAAATTCCGTGAACTTATGATTCGCAACAAAGACAAACGATTGTATCGCTCCATGATGAAGAATCGTAAGAGCCGTGAACGCGAAGCTAAGCGTTTGGAAAACAAACGCAAGTTCcacgaaaaggaagaaaaagcaTTGAAGAAAAGTACGTCTACTGGGAAAGAACTGACCGCGAAATGGTCCATTCAACCCCTATCGTCCACGACCTCAGACACgcaaatcaagaaaataaagaaggatGCGTAA
- the LOC124209776 gene encoding pescadillo homolog isoform X3 — MGARMKKKYEAGEATKYITRAQALKKLQLNLKDFRRLCILKGVYPREPNNRKKAQKGKLDKKTLYYVKDIRFLSHEPLIWKFRDFKIFMRKMKTAMEKGDKETVARLKDNKPSMKLDHLVKERYPSFLDALNDLDDCLTLCFFYSTLPRDTKVPANLISLCRRLTVEFLHYVIAAKALRKVFISVKGIYYQVEIKGQPVTILINHLRGFKPTTASDVDYRIMTNFVDFYTSMLGFINFRLYHSINLQYPPKLPGININENAADEDATEEYNELVAALNTSLVANVPEAEEELQIDEFPSADGQDKLDEAKREAEAIERMKYLFKGLKFFISREVPRESVVFVIRACDGEASWDSSIFAGATYDETDESITHQIIDRPSVEKQYLSRYYIQPQWLFDCINFRRLLPVEDYFIGANLPPHISPFVTERLGDYIPPERQVLLALERGETLPAEEEEEEEEEEESEDDSSEEEEDSKPKKNETTKSQVVKEKKGMKVMRGRVEMPDIKGMDEEEKEHYKFRELMIRNKDKRLYRSMMKNRKSREREAKRLENKRKFHEKEEKALKKNTQIKKIKKDA; from the exons ATGGGAGCCCGTATGAAGAAAAAG TACGAAGCAGGTGAAGCTACCAAATATATAACAAGAGCTCAAGCCTTGAAAAAGCTGCAACTAAACTTGAAAGACTTTCGGCGCCTTTGCATCTTGAAGGGTGTATACCCACGTGAACCCAACAACAGAAAGAAAGCCCAGAAGGGAAAGCTTGACAAGAAGACCCTGTATTATGTGAAAGATATCAGATTTTTGAGCCACGAACCTCTGATATGGAAGTTCAGGGACTTCAAAATCTTCATGAGGAAGATGAAGACTGCGATGGAGAAAGGTGATAAAGAAACTGTAGCAAGGCTGAAAGATAACAAGCCTAGCATGAAGTTAGACCATTTGGTAAAAGAAAG ATACCCTTCATTTCTTGATGCACTCAATGATCTGGATGATTGTTTGACCCTCTGTTTTTTCTATTCGACTCTACCGCGAGACACCAAAGTTCCGGCGAATCTGATTTCACTTTGTCGCAGGCTCACCGTTGAGTTTTTACATTATGTTATTGCTGCCAAAGCTTTGCGCAAAGTCTTTATTTCAGTTAAAGGCATTTACTACCAAGTAGAAATTAAAGGACAGCCTGTGACAATTCTTATTAACCATCTAAGAGGGTTCAAG cCCACAACAGCATCGGATGTTGATTATAGGATCATGACAAATTTCGTCGATTTTTATACTTCAATGCTTGGATTCATAAACTTCCGACTCTACCACTCCATTAATCTTCAGTATCCGCCGAAACTTCCGGGAATTAATA TTAACGAAAATGCCGCGGATGAAGATGCTACTGAAGAGTACAACGAACTGGTAGCAGCTTTGAATACGAGTCTTGTTGCAAACGTACCCGAAGCAGAGGAAGAACTTCAAATAGACGAATTTCcatcg GCTGATGGACAGGATAAACTTGATGAAGCAAAGCGTGAGGCGGAAGCAATTGAGCGAATGAAGTATCTTTTCAAAGGTTTAAAGTTTTTCATTAGTCGCGAAGTTCCACGTGAATCGGTTGTTTTCGTGATCCGAGCGTGCGATGGTGAAGCTTCGTGGGATTCCTCCATATTTGCGGGCGCCACATATGATGAGACAGATGAAAGCATTACACATCAAATTATCGACAGACCTTCCGTCGAAAAACAATATCTTTCTCG TTATTACATCCAACCCCAATGGTTGTTTGACTGCATCAACTTCCGTCGATTACTTCCGGTGGAAGACTATTTCATTGGTGCTAATCTGCCACCGCATATCTCGCCCTTTGTTACTGAGCGTCTTGGTGACTACATTCCTCCTGAGCGACAGGTACTCCTGGCTCTAGAGCGCGGCGAAACCCTTCCAG ctgaagaggaagaggaagaagaagaggaggaggagagtgAGGATGATAgcagtgaagaagaagaagatagcaaaccgaaaaagaatgaaaccacaaagTCTCAAGTCGTTAAGGAG AAAAAAGGCATGAAGGTAATGAGAGGTCGCGTTGAAATGCCTGACATCAAGGGTATGGacgaagaggaaaaagaacacTACAAATTCCGTGAACTTATGATTCGCAACAAAGACAAACGATTGTATCGCTCCATGATGAAGAATCGTAAGAGCCGTGAACGCGAAGCTAAGCGTTTGGAAAACAAACGCAAGTTCcacgaaaaggaagaaaaagcaTTGAAGAAAA ACACgcaaatcaagaaaataaagaaggatGCGTAA
- the LOC124209776 gene encoding pescadillo homolog isoform X4: MGARMKKKYEAGEATKYITRAQALKKLQLNLKDFRRLCILKGVYPREPNNRKKAQKGKLDKKTLYYVKDIRFLSHEPLIWKFRDFKIFMRKMKTAMEKGDKETVARLKDNKPSMKLDHLVKERYPSFLDALNDLDDCLTLCFFYSTLPRDTKVPANLISLCRRLTVEFLHYVIAAKALRKVFISVKGIYYQVEIKGQPVTILINHLRGFKPTTASDVDYRIMTNFVDFYTSMLGFINFRLYHSINLQYPPKLPGININENAADEDATEEYNELVAALNTSLVANVPEAEEELQIDEFPSADGQDKLDEAKREAEAIERMKYLFKGLKFFISREVPRESVVFVIRACDGEASWDSSIFAGATYDETDESITHQIIDRPSVEKQYLSRYYIQPQWLFDCINFRRLLPVEDYFIGANLPPHISPFVTERLGDYIPPERQVLLALERGETLPEEEEEEEEEESEDDSSEEEEDSKPKKNETTKSQVVKEKKGMKVMRGRVEMPDIKGMDEEEKEHYKFRELMIRNKDKRLYRSMMKNRKSREREAKRLENKRKFHEKEEKALKKNTQIKKIKKDA, encoded by the exons ATGGGAGCCCGTATGAAGAAAAAG TACGAAGCAGGTGAAGCTACCAAATATATAACAAGAGCTCAAGCCTTGAAAAAGCTGCAACTAAACTTGAAAGACTTTCGGCGCCTTTGCATCTTGAAGGGTGTATACCCACGTGAACCCAACAACAGAAAGAAAGCCCAGAAGGGAAAGCTTGACAAGAAGACCCTGTATTATGTGAAAGATATCAGATTTTTGAGCCACGAACCTCTGATATGGAAGTTCAGGGACTTCAAAATCTTCATGAGGAAGATGAAGACTGCGATGGAGAAAGGTGATAAAGAAACTGTAGCAAGGCTGAAAGATAACAAGCCTAGCATGAAGTTAGACCATTTGGTAAAAGAAAG ATACCCTTCATTTCTTGATGCACTCAATGATCTGGATGATTGTTTGACCCTCTGTTTTTTCTATTCGACTCTACCGCGAGACACCAAAGTTCCGGCGAATCTGATTTCACTTTGTCGCAGGCTCACCGTTGAGTTTTTACATTATGTTATTGCTGCCAAAGCTTTGCGCAAAGTCTTTATTTCAGTTAAAGGCATTTACTACCAAGTAGAAATTAAAGGACAGCCTGTGACAATTCTTATTAACCATCTAAGAGGGTTCAAG cCCACAACAGCATCGGATGTTGATTATAGGATCATGACAAATTTCGTCGATTTTTATACTTCAATGCTTGGATTCATAAACTTCCGACTCTACCACTCCATTAATCTTCAGTATCCGCCGAAACTTCCGGGAATTAATA TTAACGAAAATGCCGCGGATGAAGATGCTACTGAAGAGTACAACGAACTGGTAGCAGCTTTGAATACGAGTCTTGTTGCAAACGTACCCGAAGCAGAGGAAGAACTTCAAATAGACGAATTTCcatcg GCTGATGGACAGGATAAACTTGATGAAGCAAAGCGTGAGGCGGAAGCAATTGAGCGAATGAAGTATCTTTTCAAAGGTTTAAAGTTTTTCATTAGTCGCGAAGTTCCACGTGAATCGGTTGTTTTCGTGATCCGAGCGTGCGATGGTGAAGCTTCGTGGGATTCCTCCATATTTGCGGGCGCCACATATGATGAGACAGATGAAAGCATTACACATCAAATTATCGACAGACCTTCCGTCGAAAAACAATATCTTTCTCG TTATTACATCCAACCCCAATGGTTGTTTGACTGCATCAACTTCCGTCGATTACTTCCGGTGGAAGACTATTTCATTGGTGCTAATCTGCCACCGCATATCTCGCCCTTTGTTACTGAGCGTCTTGGTGACTACATTCCTCCTGAGCGACAGGTACTCCTGGCTCTAGAGCGCGGCGAAACCCTTCCAG aggaagaggaagaagaagaggaggaggagagtgAGGATGATAgcagtgaagaagaagaagatagcaaaccgaaaaagaatgaaaccacaaagTCTCAAGTCGTTAAGGAG AAAAAAGGCATGAAGGTAATGAGAGGTCGCGTTGAAATGCCTGACATCAAGGGTATGGacgaagaggaaaaagaacacTACAAATTCCGTGAACTTATGATTCGCAACAAAGACAAACGATTGTATCGCTCCATGATGAAGAATCGTAAGAGCCGTGAACGCGAAGCTAAGCGTTTGGAAAACAAACGCAAGTTCcacgaaaaggaagaaaaagcaTTGAAGAAAA ACACgcaaatcaagaaaataaagaaggatGCGTAA